ATGGAAATGCTAAGGAAGCGATCGAATTCTACCAGAAGGCCTTAGGAGCTACAGTCCTTGGCATTCAGACTTTCGGGGAGATGCCGTCGAACCCGAATTTCCCTATGCCCGAAGAGGCAAAGGGTCGTGTTGCTCATGCGATGCTAAAGGTTGGAGAAACCGAACTTATGCTATCGGATACGTTCCCAGGCCAACCCCATCAAGTAGGCAATCAAGTCACGATTTGTATTACGGCTGATGAAGTTGAGCACTCAAAGAAAATCTTTGATGCGCTGCAACAGGATGGTCAAGTAGGGATGCCATTTCAAGAAACGTTTTGGAGTCCTGGATACGGAGTCGTAACCGATAAGTTTGGGGTTACTTTCCAAATCAGTACGGAAGGCAAACACTAAAAGATATGGGGAGGTGCAAGTCAGAGGAGACTTGCACTTTTCCCTTTGTTTGGGAAATCGATATTGACAATAAATCAGAAAATGTGATAATTAATTAGTGGTTAGCACTCGGAGTGATTGAGTGCTAACATCCCTACATAAGAATGTTTGAATTGGAAAGGAGAGATTTCTATGGAAAAAAAGCAATTTCAAGCCGAATCCAAAAGACTTTTAGAAATGATGATTAACTCCATCTACTCTCAGCGTGAGATCTTTTTGAGAGAATTAATCTCGAACTCGAGTGACGCGATTGATAAAATCTATTATAAAGCTTTAACGGACGATTCCCTTAGCTTCGATCAAGATAGCTATTACATTAAAGTAGTAGCTGATAAGGAAAATCGGACACTCAGGATCACAGATACTGGAATCGGGATGACACCGGAAGAGTTGGAGAACAACCTCGGCATTATCGCGAAGAGCGGTTCTTTAGCATTTAAGAAGGAAAATGAGATCAAAGATGGCCATGATATTATTGGTCAATTCGGGGTTGGTTTCTATTCCGCCTTTATGGTAGCTGATGTGGTGACCGTGATGAGTAAAGCCCTAGGCAGCGATCAGGCCTATAAGTGGGAATCTCAAGGTGCGGATGGTTATACGATTGTTCCTTGCGAGAAAGATACGGTCGGTACGGAGATTATTCTTAAGATCAAAGAAAATACCGAAGAGGAAAGTTATGACGAGTATCTTGAGGAATACCGATTAAAAGGGATTATCAAGAAGTACTCCGACTTTATTCGCTACCCGATCAAGATGGATATCACCACCAGAAAGCTCAAAGAAGGCAGCGAGACTGAATTCGAAGAAGTAAAAGAAGAGCAGATTGTCAACAGCATGGTGCCGATCTGGAGAAAGAATAAAAGCGAGTTAACGAAGGAAGATTACGAGAATTTCTATGCGGAGAAGCATTACGGATTTGATCAGCCGCTTAAGCACATCCACATTAGTGTGGATGGGGCTGTGAGATATAATGCGATTCTATTTATCCCTGAGAGTATTCCGTTCGACTATTATTCCAAGGAATTCGAAAAAGGGCTAGAACTCTATTCTAATGGCGTATTGATCATGAACAAGTGTGCCGATCTACTTCCTGACTATTACAGCTTCGTGAAAGGGATGGTGGACTCGGAAGATCTGTCCCTAAATATCTCTCGTGAGATCCTTCAGCATGATCGCCAGTTGAAACTCATTGCTAAGAATATTAAGACGAAGATCACGAATGAATTGCAGAACCTATTAAAGAATGATCGCGAGAAGTACGAGCAATTCTATAAGTCCTTTGGCCGCCAATTAAAGTATGGTGTATACAGTGACTACGGCACGAATAAGGATGTTCTTCAGGATTTACTCATGTTCTACTCTTCCAAAGAAAAGAAGATGGTAACACTAGATGAATATGTATCAAGAATGCCAGAAGATCAAAAATATATTTACTATGCCTCTGGTGAAACGAATGAACGTATTGAAAAGATGCCGCAAACCGAGCTGGTTGCGGACAAGGGATATGAAATCCTTTACTTTACGGATGAAATCGATGAGTTCGCGATCAAGATGTTGATGTCTTATAAAGAAAAAGAATTCAAGTCGGTATCTAGTGGCGATCTAGGCATTGAAGCAGAGGATAGCCAAAACAATACGGATGCAGAGCAAAAGGAAAACCAAGAACTCTTCGATCATATGAAGAAGGTGCTATCTGGAAAGGTAAAGGACGTTCGAGTATCCAAGCGCTTAAAAACACATCCTGTTTGTCTGTCAACAGATGGGGAAGTAACCATTGAGATGGAAAAGATCCTAAAATCTATGCCTAATAATCAAAATATCCAGGCAGACAAGATATTGGAACTCAATGTGAACCATGAGGTGTTCCAGTCTTTAAAGGATGCCTTCGAGAAAGATCAAGAAAAATTAAATCTCTTTACAAACCTGTTATACAATCAAGCTCTTCTTATTGAAGGATTGCCTATTCAAGATCCGGTAGAATTTACGAATGACATTTGCAAAATTATGGTTTAGATAGGCATAGAGGCTATCCCAAGAGGTTCGGTAAAACCTCCTCAAAGGGATAGCCTCTTTATTATATCTTCCCTGCTACTTCCCGCTGCTCACCTTCGGAACAGATAAGATGGCCTTTTGTTTCTGCGCTTCTCTTCTTGGGAAGAAGAGAGAGAAATACTTTTCGATTAATGATTACGACTCCACTCAAAACAAAAATAGTACCTGCTAGACTTGTGACAGGATAGGCTTCGCCCATCAAGAGAGAACCAGCAGAAAGGGCAATAATAGGTGCCACGTAAGTCCAGGTAGACGGAAATAGTGGGTTCGTGACATGAATGAGCCAATAGTATATTCCTGATGCCAAAACGGAAGCCACAATAGCCAAGTATAGCAAGCTCGCGATGGAGGTGGGCGTCCATTGGGTGAAGGTGAATGGACGCTCACCAATCAATAGGGAGGCAAGAAACAAAGCCAGACTAGCAAAGCCCATTTGTATACTATTAAACCATTGCGGAGAAAGACCTGTGGATAGAAGCTTTTTCGAGCGAATGGCGCCATAGGCAAAGAACAATTCAGACAGTACAATAGCTCCCTTGGCCATTAGACTCTCCGTTGATGAGACATCTGACCAAATATCCTGGTAAAGTACGAGATAGAGTCCAGTTAACGCCACGAAGAAACCTAACCATTGAAGCCGGTCCATCCGACTTAACAAGCCAATGAATAAGGGAGCTGTGGCAACGAGTAAGGAGGCAATCCCCGACGAGATATGCTGTTCTGCCCAGAACAAGGCAGCGAACGGGATCGTCGTCATTAGGATTCCTAAGTAAGCCATTTCGAGATAAAGTTTTATCCCTTTAGGGTAAGAGCTTTTCTTTATTAACATAAGAAACAAGCCTAGTACCAAGCTTGCAATAAAAAAACGCAAAGAGGCCATATATAGTGGAGGCAGCCCCTCCGAGAGTCCGATTTTAATAGCCAAGTACGTGGTTCCAAAAATGAAGCACATCAACAGATATCCAATTAGCATCATAAAAAACTCCTTTCTCCAACTACTTTCAAGTTAGAGAAAGGATAACATGCGATATCAATTTCAAGGTAATACACATCGGGTATTAGGGATATAACTCAAGGTTATATCCCTAAGGTGAATTGAATGAATTTTTGTGTATGTTCTTGATTATCCTGTCGGTAGACAACGTCGACCGTTCGCTCCAAAGATGGGGATGAGACCTTTCTCGTGGTAAGAAGAGGGTCTGTAATACGCTCAGCCACCATATTAGGCGTAATAGAGATACCAAGCCCATTGGCTACAAATGAAAGAACGGATTCATTGAATTCGAGTTCCATCGTTTGGGTTGGGTGGACGCCCGCTTCATTACAGCTTTTTCGAAAGGATGTGCGGATATCGCAAGGGTCTTTATACAGTATCATTCTATGCGCTACGAGCTCCTGCAAGCTGATCTCCTCTTGTTGTGCGAGGGGATGCGATTTTGGCAGGACGGCAAGGTAGGGCTCTCGGAATAAAGAAATCCACTCCAGTCCTTCGGGCTTCATACAGTCTTGAACGTAGGCGATATCGAGCAGATCCTGTTTGACTAGTTCTATGAGTTCTTTCGTCGTATCACGGAGAATGATCTCCAATTGATAAGGCCGGTGGGATGTCAAGCAATCCATAAATAAAGGTAAATAGTAGGTCCCTATGCTAGGGAGGGCGCCTATGCGGAGATGAATCTTCTGATTAAACATCTGGAGCTCTTCCTTAAGCTGCTCTACCTGTTGAACGATAGTGCAGGCTTTCTCATAGAGGAATCTTCCCCCACTCGTTAACTCCATTCCTGTTTTTTTCCGGATAAACAAAGGGCATTGAAGTTCACCTTCTAATATCATTAACTGCTTAGTAAGTGCAGGTTGAGAAAGAAAGAGCGATTTGGCTGCTTGGTTCAAACTGCCATTCTCAACGACCGCGATAAAGTATTTCAGTTGCTGAAGTCTCGGCATAGGATTCATCCTTTTCGCTGGGGTATAACATTAGGTTATATCTATATAGAAGAATGGAAATTCTCCCATTTTAGTGTTAATGCTACACTAAGTTAAAATCTAAAATTTGGCAAGAGGTTGGAAGAAGGCGAGAGGAATGCAATGAACCATTATGGATTGAACTGTGATCCTAATCAAGTGATGATGCAGAAAGATGGAGAGGAGGTCATTTTTTAATGATCATGGGTCAGCTTAAGCCGTATATAGCAAAAATGAGAGGGACGGGAAAAAGTCCGTTAAAGGTGATCCCTAAAACATTATTAATTAGCTCTGTTGGAGGATTCTTAACGATTGCTTTACTTGTCTATATGACGAATGTTACTTCCTCTATACTTTTGATGGCCCCCTTCGGAGCAAGTTGTGTTCTGGCCTTTGCGGTATGGGAATCTCCTCTTTCTCAGCCAAGAAATATTATCGGAGGGCATCTTGTATCCACGGCGGTAGGTTTAGGTTTATATCATCTCTGGGGAAATCAGCCATGGGTACTAGCCTTAGGGGTAGGGTTGGCCATTGGAGCTATGATCGTCACACGAACCACTCACCCACCAGCTGGGGCGGATCCTATTGTGGTGATTTTGGCTGGGAGCAGCTGGGGCTTTTTATTCACTCCAGTTTTGTTAGGTTCCATCATTATTGTCGTAGCGGCTCTTTTGTTTAATAACTTAGATGAAAATAGAAGGTACCCTACATTCTGGGTATAATG
This genomic window from Ammoniphilus sp. CFH 90114 contains:
- a CDS encoding DMT family transporter, yielding MMLIGYLLMCFIFGTTYLAIKIGLSEGLPPLYMASLRFFIASLVLGLFLMLIKKSSYPKGIKLYLEMAYLGILMTTIPFAALFWAEQHISSGIASLLVATAPLFIGLLSRMDRLQWLGFFVALTGLYLVLYQDIWSDVSSTESLMAKGAIVLSELFFAYGAIRSKKLLSTGLSPQWFNSIQMGFASLALFLASLLIGERPFTFTQWTPTSIASLLYLAIVASVLASGIYYWLIHVTNPLFPSTWTYVAPIIALSAGSLLMGEAYPVTSLAGTIFVLSGVVIINRKVFLSLLPKKRSAETKGHLICSEGEQREVAGKI
- a CDS encoding VOC family protein, whose amino-acid sequence is MTVRLNPYLVMNGNAKEAIEFYQKALGATVLGIQTFGEMPSNPNFPMPEEAKGRVAHAMLKVGETELMLSDTFPGQPHQVGNQVTICITADEVEHSKKIFDALQQDGQVGMPFQETFWSPGYGVVTDKFGVTFQISTEGKH
- a CDS encoding HPP family protein translates to MIMGQLKPYIAKMRGTGKSPLKVIPKTLLISSVGGFLTIALLVYMTNVTSSILLMAPFGASCVLAFAVWESPLSQPRNIIGGHLVSTAVGLGLYHLWGNQPWVLALGVGLAIGAMIVTRTTHPPAGADPIVVILAGSSWGFLFTPVLLGSIIIVVAALLFNNLDENRRYPTFWV
- the htpG gene encoding molecular chaperone HtpG yields the protein MEKKQFQAESKRLLEMMINSIYSQREIFLRELISNSSDAIDKIYYKALTDDSLSFDQDSYYIKVVADKENRTLRITDTGIGMTPEELENNLGIIAKSGSLAFKKENEIKDGHDIIGQFGVGFYSAFMVADVVTVMSKALGSDQAYKWESQGADGYTIVPCEKDTVGTEIILKIKENTEEESYDEYLEEYRLKGIIKKYSDFIRYPIKMDITTRKLKEGSETEFEEVKEEQIVNSMVPIWRKNKSELTKEDYENFYAEKHYGFDQPLKHIHISVDGAVRYNAILFIPESIPFDYYSKEFEKGLELYSNGVLIMNKCADLLPDYYSFVKGMVDSEDLSLNISREILQHDRQLKLIAKNIKTKITNELQNLLKNDREKYEQFYKSFGRQLKYGVYSDYGTNKDVLQDLLMFYSSKEKKMVTLDEYVSRMPEDQKYIYYASGETNERIEKMPQTELVADKGYEILYFTDEIDEFAIKMLMSYKEKEFKSVSSGDLGIEAEDSQNNTDAEQKENQELFDHMKKVLSGKVKDVRVSKRLKTHPVCLSTDGEVTIEMEKILKSMPNNQNIQADKILELNVNHEVFQSLKDAFEKDQEKLNLFTNLLYNQALLIEGLPIQDPVEFTNDICKIMV
- a CDS encoding LysR family transcriptional regulator, encoding MPRLQQLKYFIAVVENGSLNQAAKSLFLSQPALTKQLMILEGELQCPLFIRKKTGMELTSGGRFLYEKACTIVQQVEQLKEELQMFNQKIHLRIGALPSIGTYYLPLFMDCLTSHRPYQLEIILRDTTKELIELVKQDLLDIAYVQDCMKPEGLEWISLFREPYLAVLPKSHPLAQQEEISLQELVAHRMILYKDPCDIRTSFRKSCNEAGVHPTQTMELEFNESVLSFVANGLGISITPNMVAERITDPLLTTRKVSSPSLERTVDVVYRQDNQEHTQKFIQFTLGI